The window ttaaaatttcataaagtataattcttttttctttttatatttgacttattcaaaaaattagTTTTAGGACGGAAAGttcttttttaatggaaaagtgGTTGGAAGGACCAAAGTGGCCAAAAAAAACTTTAGGGTAAGAATgacaaagaaaaaatgaaggtTTAAGAATAAATGATAAAAGCGGTAAAAGTCAAGGAAAAATGTCTTCTTCctaatatttaatttacaatatgacaaataaattttaaataggtGTTCATCTAGTTTCTATTGCAAGATGATTAACTGATTATATGTAGGAGTTAAGTAAAGTATATTATCATAGCTAACCTACTATATATacttaaatatttgaaatgagCATGTCATAATATAGTATTATTATACAAACAATATTATACAAACAGGTCCATCTCTCTGTTGGGGGAAGTGGGTTGGTTTTTTCCACTCGCGGCCCCaccattcatttcttttttaaaaaattaaaatttttatattttaaacttttgcctctttcttttgctttttttcaaattctatcCGAAAAATGGGTCATGTAATTTGATCAATGCATCATGTCAAAAAATCTGATAATAAAGTCAACGCATTGCACctttttattgatttcatatttgataccaattaaattaaatgtcATTCGGTCGACGTGTTACACCAAATGGTATGATCTAGATCGAAATATTTTGCCTTTTTAATGTTTTCAAAGCTAAACTGAATAAGGCACTACGTAATCTTGTCAACATGTTATGCCAAATGATCTGATCAtaaacctttttatttcatttgttttgtaattttcatttttaaaattcacccCCTCCCCTTTTAGGGTTTTCAAATCCTATTCGATAAGATACCACTTAATTCGATGGTGCGTTAACCAAACGATCCGATTGTAAGATCGACGCATTATGCCTTTTTAGCATTTTCAGATCCAACCTCAATAGGTTCCACACAATTCAGTCAATGCGTTACACCAAATCATCCAATCATTAGGTCGAAAAGCAATGCCTTTTTAGTGTTTACAAATTTGACTCGAATAAGATACCGCATAATACAGACGATGCGATATGCCAAATAATTCGATCGTTATAATTGgactattttcaaaaaatatttttaccgcaacttttatttagaaaattagaagaaattcCGTTCTAGAGGTACTAgtatacaaattacaatatatgtagtattctttttcaaattttaatttgcgAGTGAAAAACTTTTTCCcactcactttttttttcctttgttgttcaatatttttaatcttGGCTCGATAATATAGTGATGTAACCTAATTGGTTCACCTTGATTGAATGACCCATCATTGTGGTTGACAAGgtattctttaaaaaatataatgtccTATATTATGTCCAAATGGTATACAagttttcctctttttttcgaTCACTATAAAATTTGACACAATGCATTTTACTCTATTCCCTATATTTTTCTACCATTTTATGAAGAGTTATACATATATCCGGCAAATTCTTGGGTCCAAAGGCTGAATTTTCAGACGCTGCCCCGGTACGAAATATTTTCGTACTTGAATAATAACATTATAGCGAGAATAATGTTTCGTAACTTTTAGTTacatgtaatatttttttctctctttatcCATATGGGAAGGcccaaaattttaatttatttataaaacgcaaacattttcattttttaaaaatctatcATGTCTTCctttacttaatattattttcaaatcttaTTTGTACCTATTTTTTTAAGAGCAAAACTATAAACTTTAAATTCAAGAGTCAACCCATTTAACACACTCAAAACACACTCCatgaaataaaaacaaaaatgatatCATATATGATAAAATGATACCatcttttagaaaaaaaaaatagattatttactattaatagagagttcataatttttacaaataagtagatttattatttgtttcaGTTATACACTATATTGATTATTACACAAACCATTATGGtgaatcaaaaaattaaaaataaattttcaactcaCAGCAATGTGCGGAGTCACACCTAGTTTATGCACAATCAAGCTTTTTACAAGAAACTTACGAATATGTCTGACATatagaagcagcagcagcacccCCCCTCCTGACCTTTGGTGATGGCGGCACGGCGGGGCTGCCCTCCTTTTAGCCTCTCCCTCCCCCTCGGTGGCGAGTTCTTTCGACGGATCCCCCAACCCCTTATAGTGCTAGTCTCCCTCGCCCAGCACGCAAGGAACCCACTTCGCAGTAATAATCAAGCTCTGATCAAACCACCCACCTATTTCAAGAAGCTTTTTTGTCTGATCCTATCTTCTTTTTGTGATCTTTGAACATGTTTCAATTCCCCGACGTGATCACTAGTTTAAACTGACCGAGGTTAAGTAGCGGTACTTGGTTTGACTAGTTGGGATTGGGACATTGAGGGTTAAGGTTTGGTTAGTCTAGCACACCGAATCAAGGCATCCTCTCTACGCTATCTCTTTCAAGGTAGAAATTCGTCATGAATTAATGGATCGGACTGAGGATCCCCCTTCCCAGTTTTTCCTAGGGTTCATCGCGAATTGTTGCAAGAAGATGGTGAATGGGGATTATTGGTTTTAGGAAGACATGCTACAATTGTATTGTTGTTACTCGATGTggttttcatttattttcatttataatatGCCTGGTAGGTCAATCAATATATCGCACTCTTATAATTTCTGCTTGGATATTTTTCCTTGTATCAATTTTTGGAGTGGACAGATTTATGAAGGATTCGCATTACTgagtgagaaaaaaaaagtctaatACATAgatgattaaataaataggAAATTACGCCATATCTCCTAAGATTTCACCAGATTTTTATATCTATCCTatgctttaaaaattactacaaatatcccatggtttacatttggttccaaatctatcacacCGTTATATCTtccgtcaacatttaacggtGTTGCTAACTTGGAACGTAAGTGGGCTCATTCTTGCCACTGTGGTCCTTTActcgtgatagatttgagaaaaaattaaagccgtgtgatagatttaagaaaaaattaaaatcgtGGGATGAGTTTGGAGCCTACTTATGTTTCATTAACAGATAAATTGAcggaatgatagatttggaaccaaaTGTAAAATTATGGGATATTTTGGGTAAGTtttaaagcatatgatagatttgagaatcCACTGAAACCATAGGATATATGGGGTAATAACCTCCAACTAGGATCTTGCTTGGCGTATTATCAGAATCAATGGTTGTTTGATACGCGACATATTGAGGAAATTGAGTGAAAGAACTCGCAAATCCTGTCTTgatatcatggaattgcctCTACGTATTTCAACCTTATAGATAAACCGTTGATTACTGCAGTCAACAAGAAGAGTTAGTTCATTGACTATCCAACTTGAAGAGACGACAAGAAAAACAATTCTACAATTTCacgaagaaaaataaataaaagaaatactccaaaaaaaaaaatccttgcAGTCTGAAAATGAGAGAACATCAACTTTTACCCAAATTGCTAGCATAAAACGATTAAATGTTCCAATTCAGTGGGCTTTAGTTATTGCAACAAGGTCTAGATCACGAATTACGTGTTtatgaattggtaataaatCAAGAAgtactaataaataataattgtataaaATTATGAGATGTTGAAGTTTGATTCGTGCATTTGGTCCCAAATCAAATTATTTACTACATAATAGCTTGTAAAGATACTTTAAGGACCAACGTCAGAACACTATTTCAGCGGAAGGTATTCAATGGTTTacatttcaataaaataacaTGTGAAAAATATGAATGACTGTATAATGCCTAACCTTCGCACCAacaccacccccccccccccccccccccccccccccccccccccccccccccccccaagtCAATTCCTTTGTTTTACGAGATAATCTAGCAGCATTACTTCATACATAAGATTACTGAAAAAAAAGTTACATATATTTATCCATGGAATTAGAAAAGGCGAGCATCCTTTCTGGTTACAATCgaaatttaaaacttttaagtAGAGAAATGAAGGTACAACCCGTGATAACATGTCCAAAATTAAGTCCACGagcttctcttctcttctctatATCTCATTTATCGACCAAaacacaaaacaaaacaaaaaagaagaaagaagaagaagaagaagagattaatctaattatgtatatatatcttgacCCCTAAAGGCTAAAACCAAAGGGTCAGATATACATATCCTAACAACATGTATTGCGGTTACATTTATACCAAAACCTTGATCCATAGAGATCTCTATAAGTTAATGGCAGCGTCAATCAAAACTAAGACATGGGGCATGCTCTTCAATTGGGTTATAATCAGACCCAAATAGCCCCAGCATCTCGGAGGAGAGGCACGAGCCTGCCCCTGACTTGGAGGCTCATGAGCTCATTCGTCCCGCCGACAAGCCTCTGCCCTATGAACACCACAGGCACGGCCTCCCTGCATCCGAGCTGGATAAGGGCTCCCTCTATCGCCTTCCCGCCAGGGATCTCATCGAGCTCATAAACAGTTGGGTTGGCACCGTAGCTGCTTATGAGCGTCTTCACCGTGTAGCTCATGCAGCAGCTGCTCTTGCTGAATATCACAACCGGCTTGTCCCTCACCATCCCCATCACTGTGTCCACGGCCATAATTTGCTTCGTGTAGTACCCTGGGAAACGTACGGATCAGTTTAGTAAGTGGGAACTATATGTTTGAGAATTGACTTTGGTAGCTAACTTGCTCGGTGATGGAGGAGGGGGGATTTAAGACCCTTTTATAGTGATCACACGGATGAACTGTTCCattgaatttataaatatattccatctttttttttaattatttcttctatttattatttaattccTAGCATTATTTTCGGCTACTGTACGCCTCATAAAATGAAGGTACGTCATAAAGATTCCAATGTTGTACCGTTGTCCCAAACCGATGATTGCTGTGAAAACGACTGTCCTTGGCAGGGCAAATTGCATGCATCATTTGCTCGGGTCGCCTTTGTGTATTTAACCACCATGTTGGCCAATGATACAATTCTATCAATACCATGGTGTCATTCTGAACTTTATTCATCATCGACCAAGTTGAattggcatatatatatatatatatatatatatacacgtatataTGATTATGGACATGCATATCTCAAAGAATATATACGTGAAGGTAGTCTGCAATTTTGGCACCTTAATATGTATGGTGAGGTTGAGAAAAGTTGATACAATGAAATTATCCATTAAACTGCGGAGGTGTACTAATCCCTTCATTGGGACATCGGTTTGGCCCATTGTCTGCAAG of the Punica granatum isolate Tunisia-2019 chromosome 6, ASM765513v2, whole genome shotgun sequence genome contains:
- the LOC116211538 gene encoding monothiol glutaredoxin-S1-like, giving the protein MAVDTVMGMVRDKPVVIFSKSSCCMSYTVKTLISSYGANPTVYELDEIPGGKAIEGALIQLGCREAVPVVFIGQRLVGGTNELMSLQVRGRLVPLLRDAGAIWV